One window of Rhizobium leguminosarum genomic DNA carries:
- the rpsG gene encoding 30S ribosomal protein S7, with protein sequence MSRRHKAEKREINPDPKFGDLVVTKFMNAIMLDGKKSVAENIVYGAFDVVQGKSKQEPLTVFHSALDNIAPHVEVRSRRVGGATYQVPVDVRPERRQALAIRWLIAAARKRNETTMVDRLSGELLDASNNRGSAVKKREDTHKMADANRAFSHYRW encoded by the coding sequence ATGTCCAGACGTCATAAAGCAGAAAAGCGCGAGATCAATCCGGACCCGAAGTTCGGCGATCTCGTCGTCACCAAGTTCATGAATGCTATCATGCTCGACGGCAAGAAGTCCGTTGCTGAAAACATTGTCTACGGCGCGTTCGACGTCGTCCAGGGCAAGTCCAAGCAGGAGCCGCTCACGGTTTTCCATTCCGCACTCGACAACATTGCCCCGCACGTTGAAGTCCGCTCGCGCCGCGTCGGCGGTGCGACCTATCAGGTGCCGGTCGATGTTCGTCCGGAGCGCCGCCAGGCTCTCGCCATTCGCTGGCTGATCGCTGCTGCCCGCAAGCGCAATGAAACGACTATGGTTGACCGCCTTTCCGGCGAACTGCTCGATGCGTCCAACAACCGCGGCTCCGCCGTCAAGAAGCGCGAAGACACGCACAAGATGGCTGACGCCAACCGCGCGTTCTCGCACTATCGCTGGTAA
- the rpoC gene encoding DNA-directed RNA polymerase subunit beta' produces MNQEVMNLFNPQVPAQNFDSIRISIASPEKILSWSYGEIKKPETINYRTFKPERDGLFCARIFGPIKDYECLCGKYKRMKYKGIICEKCGVEVTLSRVRRERMGHIELAAPVAHIWFLKSLPSRISTLLDMTLKDVERVLYFENYIVTEPGLTALKEHQLLSEEEYMLAVDEYGEDQFTAMIGAEAIYEMLASMNLEKIAGDLRAELAETTSDLKQKKLMKRLKIVENFMESGNRPEWMIMKVVPVIPPDLRPLVPLDGGRFATSDLNDLYRRVINRNNRLKRLIELRAPGIIIRNEKRMLQESVDALFDNGRRGRVITGANKRPLKSLSDMLKGKQGRFRQNLLGKRVDYSGRSVIVTGPELKLHQCGLPKKMALELFKPFIYARLDAKGYSSTVKQAKKLVEKEKPEVWDILDEVIREHPVLLNRAPTLHRLGIQAFEPTLVEGKAIQLHPLVCTAFNADFDGDQMAVHVPLSLEAQLEARVLMMSTNNILHPANGAPIIVPSQDMVLGLYYLSILNQNEPGEGMAFSDLGELHHALETKVVTLHTKIRGRFKSVDEDGKPYSKIYETTPGRLLIGELLPKNGKVLFDICNQEMTKKNISKMIDTVYRHCGQKDTVIFCDRIMQLGFSHACRAGISFGKDDMVIPDAKAKIVADTESLVKEYEQQYNDGLITQGEKYNKVVDAWGKATEKVAEEMMARIKAVEFDENTGRQKPMNSIYMMSHSGARGSPNQMRQLGGMRGLMAKPSGEIIETPIISNFKEGLTVNEYFNSTHGARKGLADTALKTANSGYLTRRLVDVAQDCIVTHVDCGTQTGLTMTAIVDAGQVVASIGVRILGRTALDDIDHPITGERIVDAGRMILEPDVVEIEKAGIQSIRIRSALTCEIQTGVCAVCYGRDLARGTPVNMGEAVGVIAAQSIGEPGTQLTMRTFHLGGTATVVDQSFLEASYEGTVQIKNRNILRNSDGNLVAMGRNMTVQILDERGVERSSQRVAYGSKLHVDEGDKVKRGQRLAEWDPYTRPMMTEVAGTVQFEDLVDGLSVLEATDESTGITKRQVIDWRSTPRGSDLKPAIVIKDASGNIAKLSRGGDARFFLSVDAILSVDSGTKVSQGDVLARSPLESAKTKDITGGLPRVAELFEARRPKDHAIIAEIDGTIRLGRDYKNKRRVIIEPAEDGVEPVEYLIPKGKPFHLQEGDYIEKGDYILDGNPAPHDILAIKGVEALASYLVNEIQEVYRLQGVVINDKHIEVIVRQMLQKVEITDAGDSTYIVGDNVDRIELEDVNDHLIEQGKKPAYGDPVLLGITKASLQTPSFISAASFQETTKVLTEAAIAGKTDGLQGLKENVIVGRLIPAGTGGTMTQIRRIATSRDEMILEERRKGTGAAVATPMLQDMAEKAPAAE; encoded by the coding sequence ATGAACCAAGAGGTCATGAATCTTTTCAATCCGCAGGTGCCTGCACAGAATTTCGATTCGATTCGAATTTCGATCGCATCTCCGGAGAAGATCCTCTCCTGGTCTTACGGTGAGATCAAGAAGCCGGAAACCATCAACTACCGTACGTTCAAGCCGGAACGCGACGGTCTGTTCTGCGCGCGCATCTTCGGGCCGATCAAGGACTACGAATGCCTGTGCGGCAAGTACAAGCGCATGAAGTACAAGGGCATCATCTGCGAAAAGTGCGGCGTTGAAGTCACGCTGTCACGCGTTCGCCGTGAGCGCATGGGGCACATCGAGCTCGCCGCTCCCGTTGCCCACATCTGGTTCCTGAAGTCGCTGCCATCACGCATTTCGACGCTGCTCGACATGACGCTGAAGGATGTCGAGCGCGTCCTTTATTTCGAAAACTACATCGTCACCGAGCCGGGCCTGACCGCCCTCAAGGAGCACCAGCTCCTCTCGGAAGAAGAGTACATGCTTGCCGTCGATGAATACGGCGAAGACCAGTTCACCGCGATGATCGGCGCTGAGGCGATCTACGAGATGCTGGCCTCGATGAACCTCGAAAAGATCGCTGGCGATCTGCGTGCTGAGCTTGCCGAAACCACGTCGGATCTCAAGCAGAAGAAGCTGATGAAGCGCCTGAAGATCGTCGAGAACTTCATGGAATCGGGCAACCGTCCGGAATGGATGATCATGAAGGTCGTTCCGGTCATTCCGCCGGATCTGCGTCCGCTGGTCCCGCTCGACGGTGGCCGTTTCGCCACCTCGGATCTGAACGATCTCTACCGTCGCGTCATCAACCGCAACAACCGTCTGAAGCGCCTGATCGAGCTTCGTGCGCCTGGCATCATCATCCGCAACGAAAAGCGCATGTTGCAGGAATCGGTTGATGCGCTGTTCGACAACGGCCGTCGCGGTCGCGTCATCACCGGCGCCAACAAGCGTCCGCTGAAGTCGCTCTCCGACATGCTGAAGGGCAAGCAGGGCCGCTTCCGCCAGAACCTGCTCGGCAAGCGCGTCGACTATTCCGGCCGTTCGGTCATCGTCACCGGCCCGGAACTGAAGCTGCACCAGTGCGGCCTGCCGAAGAAGATGGCGCTCGAGCTCTTCAAGCCGTTCATCTATGCCCGCCTCGACGCCAAGGGTTACTCCTCGACCGTCAAGCAGGCCAAGAAGCTGGTCGAAAAGGAAAAGCCGGAAGTCTGGGATATCCTCGACGAGGTCATCCGCGAGCATCCGGTTCTCCTGAACCGCGCACCGACCCTGCACCGCCTGGGCATCCAGGCCTTCGAACCCACCCTGGTCGAAGGCAAGGCGATCCAGCTGCATCCGCTCGTCTGCACGGCCTTCAACGCCGATTTCGACGGTGACCAGATGGCCGTTCACGTGCCGCTGTCGCTCGAAGCCCAGCTTGAAGCCCGCGTGCTGATGATGTCGACCAACAACATCCTGCATCCGGCCAACGGTGCGCCGATCATCGTTCCCTCGCAGGACATGGTTCTCGGCCTCTATTACCTGTCGATCCTCAATCAGAACGAGCCGGGCGAAGGCATGGCCTTCTCCGATCTCGGCGAACTGCATCACGCCCTGGAAACCAAGGTAGTGACGCTGCACACCAAGATCCGCGGCCGTTTCAAGTCGGTCGATGAGGATGGCAAGCCCTACTCGAAGATCTATGAGACGACGCCTGGCCGTCTGCTCATCGGCGAACTTCTGCCGAAGAACGGCAAGGTGCTCTTCGACATCTGCAACCAGGAAATGACCAAGAAGAACATCTCCAAGATGATCGACACGGTCTACCGCCACTGCGGCCAGAAGGACACGGTCATCTTCTGCGACCGCATCATGCAGCTCGGCTTTTCCCATGCCTGCCGCGCCGGCATTTCGTTCGGCAAGGACGACATGGTCATTCCGGATGCCAAGGCCAAGATCGTTGCCGACACCGAAAGCCTGGTGAAGGAATACGAGCAGCAGTACAATGACGGCCTGATCACGCAGGGCGAAAAGTACAACAAGGTTGTCGACGCCTGGGGCAAGGCCACCGAAAAGGTCGCCGAAGAGATGATGGCCCGCATTAAGGCGGTCGAATTCGATGAGAACACCGGTCGCCAGAAGCCGATGAATTCGATCTACATGATGAGCCATTCCGGTGCCCGCGGTTCTCCGAACCAGATGCGCCAGCTGGGCGGCATGCGCGGCCTCATGGCCAAGCCGTCGGGTGAAATCATCGAGACGCCGATCATCTCGAACTTCAAGGAAGGCCTGACCGTCAACGAGTACTTCAACTCGACCCACGGCGCCCGCAAGGGTCTTGCAGACACCGCCCTGAAGACCGCCAACTCCGGCTACCTGACCCGTCGTCTCGTCGACGTCGCGCAGGATTGCATCGTCACGCACGTCGATTGCGGAACGCAGACGGGCCTCACCATGACCGCCATCGTCGATGCCGGCCAGGTGGTTGCTTCGATCGGCGTCCGCATCCTCGGCCGCACGGCGCTTGATGACATCGATCATCCGATCACGGGTGAGCGAATCGTCGATGCCGGCAGGATGATCCTCGAGCCCGATGTCGTCGAAATCGAGAAGGCCGGTATCCAGTCGATACGCATCCGCTCGGCGCTGACCTGCGAAATCCAAACCGGCGTCTGCGCAGTCTGCTACGGCCGCGACCTCGCGCGTGGTACGCCTGTCAACATGGGCGAAGCCGTCGGCGTCATCGCTGCTCAGTCGATCGGTGAACCGGGCACCCAGCTCACCATGCGTACCTTCCACCTTGGCGGTACGGCAACCGTGGTCGACCAGTCGTTCCTCGAAGCGTCGTACGAAGGTACGGTGCAGATCAAGAACCGCAACATCCTGCGCAACTCCGATGGCAACCTCGTTGCCATGGGCCGCAACATGACCGTCCAGATCCTGGACGAGCGTGGTGTCGAGCGGTCTTCGCAGCGTGTGGCCTACGGTTCGAAGCTGCATGTCGACGAAGGCGACAAGGTCAAGCGCGGCCAGCGTCTGGCAGAGTGGGACCCTTACACCCGTCCGATGATGACCGAGGTGGCTGGTACCGTTCAGTTCGAAGACCTGGTCGACGGTCTCTCCGTTCTGGAAGCGACCGACGAGTCGACTGGCATCACCAAGCGTCAGGTCATCGACTGGCGTTCGACCCCGCGCGGTTCGGACCTCAAGCCGGCGATCGTCATCAAGGATGCCAGCGGCAACATCGCGAAGCTGTCTCGCGGTGGTGACGCCCGCTTCTTCCTCTCGGTCGACGCGATCCTGTCGGTCGATTCGGGCACTAAGGTCTCTCAGGGTGACGTCCTCGCGCGCTCGCCGCTTGAAAGCGCCAAGACCAAGGACATCACCGGCGGTCTGCCGCGTGTTGCCGAGCTCTTCGAAGCCCGTCGTCCGAAGGACCACGCCATCATCGCAGAGATCGATGGTACGATCCGCCTCGGCCGCGACTACAAGAACAAGCGTCGCGTCATCATCGAACCGGCGGAAGACGGTGTCGAGCCTGTCGAATACCTGATCCCGAAGGGCAAGCCCTTCCACCTTCAGGAAGGCGACTATATCGAAAAGGGTGACTACATCCTCGACGGTAACCCGGCTCCGCACGACATCCTGGCGATTAAGGGCGTGGAGGCTCTGGCCTCCTACCTCGTCAACGAGATCCAGGAAGTCTACCGCCTGCAGGGCGTTGTCATCAACGACAAGCACATCGAGGTGATTGTCCGTCAGATGCTGCAGAAGGTTGAGATCACCGATGCAGGCGACTCGACCTACATCGTCGGCGACAATGTCGACCGGATCGAGCTCGAAGACGTCAACGATCATCTGATCGAGCAGGGCAAGAAGCCTGCCTACGGCGATCCGGTTCTTCTTGGCATCACCAAGGCGTCGCTGCAGACCCCGTCCTTCATCTCGGCCGCGTCCTTCCAGGAAACGACCAAGGTGCTGACGGAAGCTGCGATCGCCGGCAAGACCGACGGCCTGCAGGGTCTGAAGGAAAACGTCATCGTCGGCCGCCTTATCCCGGCCGGCACCGGCGGCACCATGACCCAGATCCGTCGCATCGCCACGTCGCGCGACGAGATGATCCTCGAAGAGCGCCGCAAGGGCACCGGCGCAGCCGTCGCCACGCCGATGCTGCAGGACATGGCCGAAAAGGCTCCGGCTGCGGAATAA
- the fusA gene encoding elongation factor G has translation MAREYKIEDYRNFGIMAHIDAGKTTTTERILYYTGKSHKIGEVHDGAATMDWMEQEQERGITITSAATTTYWKGRDGKTRRFNIIDTPGHVDFTIEVERSLRVLDGAIALLDANAGVEPQTETVWRQAEKYNVPRMIFCNKMDKTGADFYRSVEMIKTRLGATAVVMQLPIGAETEFKGVIDLIEMNALIWRDESLGAQWDVVEIPEDMRAKAEEYREKLIETVVDIDEAATEAYLEGILPDNDKIRELVRRGTIDVKFHPMFCGTAFKNKGVQPLLDAVVDYLPSPMDIPAIKGIDFKTEAEIERHADDNEPLSMLAFKIMNDPFVGSLTFARIYSGKLEKGTSVINTVKDKRERVGRMLQMHSNSREDIEEAFAGDIVALAGLKETTTGDTLCDPLKPVILERMEFPEPVIQIAIEPKTKGDQEKMGLALNRLAAEDPSFRVKTDQESGQTIIAGMGELHLDIIVDRMRREFKVEATVGAPQVAYRETITRTHEEDYTHKKQSGGTGQFARVKIVFEPNPDGDEFKFESKIVGGSVPKEYIPGVQKGIESVLSSGPLAGFPMLGVKATLIDGAFHDVDSSVLAFEIASRACFREAAKKAGAQLLEPMMKVEVVTPEDYVGDVIGDLNSRRGQIQGQESRGIAVVINANVPLANMFKYVDNLRSMSQGRAQYTMTFDHYSPVPSNVATEIQAKYSGQK, from the coding sequence ATGGCTCGCGAATATAAAATCGAAGACTACCGCAATTTCGGTATCATGGCGCATATCGACGCCGGCAAGACCACGACCACCGAGCGTATCCTTTATTACACCGGCAAGTCGCACAAGATCGGCGAAGTCCACGACGGCGCAGCCACCATGGACTGGATGGAGCAGGAGCAGGAGCGTGGCATCACGATCACCTCCGCTGCCACCACGACCTATTGGAAGGGCCGTGACGGCAAGACGCGTCGCTTCAACATCATCGACACCCCCGGCCACGTCGACTTCACCATCGAAGTCGAGCGTTCGCTGCGCGTTCTCGACGGCGCCATCGCGCTGCTCGACGCCAATGCCGGTGTTGAGCCGCAGACGGAAACTGTCTGGCGCCAGGCCGAGAAGTACAATGTTCCGCGGATGATCTTCTGCAACAAGATGGACAAGACCGGCGCGGACTTCTACCGCTCCGTCGAGATGATCAAGACCCGTCTCGGCGCAACGGCTGTCGTCATGCAGCTGCCGATCGGCGCGGAAACTGAGTTCAAGGGCGTCATCGATCTGATCGAGATGAATGCTCTCATCTGGCGCGACGAGTCGCTCGGCGCCCAGTGGGATGTCGTCGAGATCCCCGAAGACATGAGGGCCAAGGCTGAAGAATATCGCGAAAAGCTGATCGAGACGGTCGTCGACATCGACGAAGCCGCGACGGAAGCCTATCTCGAAGGCATTTTGCCCGACAACGACAAGATCCGCGAACTCGTTCGCCGCGGCACGATCGACGTCAAGTTCCACCCGATGTTCTGCGGCACCGCCTTCAAGAACAAGGGCGTGCAGCCGCTGCTCGACGCCGTCGTCGACTACCTGCCGTCGCCGATGGACATCCCGGCGATCAAGGGCATCGACTTCAAGACGGAAGCTGAAATCGAACGTCACGCCGATGACAACGAGCCGCTTTCCATGCTCGCCTTCAAGATCATGAACGACCCCTTCGTCGGTTCGCTGACCTTCGCCCGCATCTACTCCGGCAAGCTCGAAAAGGGCACGTCGGTCATCAACACGGTCAAGGACAAGCGCGAGCGCGTCGGCCGTATGTTGCAGATGCACTCCAACTCGCGTGAAGACATCGAAGAAGCCTTCGCAGGTGACATTGTTGCTCTCGCCGGCCTCAAGGAAACCACGACGGGCGACACGCTCTGTGATCCGCTGAAGCCGGTTATCCTCGAGCGCATGGAATTCCCCGAGCCGGTCATCCAGATCGCCATCGAGCCGAAGACCAAGGGCGACCAGGAAAAGATGGGCCTCGCGCTCAACCGCCTGGCTGCTGAGGATCCGTCATTCCGCGTCAAGACCGACCAGGAATCCGGCCAGACCATCATTGCCGGCATGGGCGAACTGCATCTCGACATCATCGTCGACCGCATGCGTCGTGAATTCAAGGTCGAAGCAACCGTCGGCGCGCCGCAGGTTGCCTACCGCGAAACCATCACCAGGACGCACGAAGAAGACTACACGCACAAGAAGCAGTCCGGTGGTACCGGCCAGTTCGCGCGCGTCAAAATCGTCTTCGAACCGAACCCGGACGGCGACGAATTCAAGTTCGAGTCGAAGATCGTCGGCGGCTCCGTTCCGAAGGAATACATCCCGGGCGTCCAGAAGGGCATTGAAAGTGTCCTGTCTTCGGGTCCGCTCGCTGGCTTCCCGATGCTCGGCGTCAAGGCGACCCTCATCGATGGCGCCTTCCACGACGTCGACTCCTCGGTTCTCGCCTTCGAAATCGCATCGCGTGCCTGCTTCCGTGAAGCAGCCAAGAAGGCCGGCGCTCAGCTGCTCGAGCCGATGATGAAGGTCGAAGTCGTGACCCCGGAAGATTATGTCGGCGACGTCATCGGCGACCTGAACTCCCGTCGCGGTCAGATCCAGGGCCAGGAAAGCCGTGGTATCGCCGTCGTCATCAACGCGAACGTCCCGCTCGCGAACATGTTCAAGTACGTCGACAACCTGCGCTCCATGTCCCAGGGCCGCGCTCAGTACACGATGACCTTCGATCACTACTCGCCGGTCCCGTCGAACGTCGCAACAGAAATCCAGGCAAAGTATTCCGGTCAGAAGTGA
- the tuf gene encoding elongation factor Tu — protein sequence MGKSKFERNKPHVNIGTIGHVDHGKTSLTAAITKYFGEYKAYDQIDAAPEEKARGITISTAHVEYETPARHYAHVDCPGHADYVKNMITGAAQMDGAILVCSAADGPMPQTREHILLARQVGVPAIVVFLNKVDQVDDAELLELVELEVRELLSSYDFPGDDIPVVKGSALAALEDSDKKIGEDAIRELMAAVDAYIPTPERPIDQPFLMPIEDVFSISGRGTVVTGRVERGIVKVGEEVEIVGIRATSKTTVTGVEMFRKLLDQGQAGDNIGALVRGVNRDGVERGQILCKPGSVKPHKKFMAEAYILTKEEGGRHTPFFTNYRPQFYFRTTDVTGIVSLPEGTEMVMPGDNVTVAVELIVPIAMEEKLRFAIREGGRTVGAGIVASIVE from the coding sequence ATGGGAAAGAGTAAGTTTGAGCGCAACAAGCCGCACGTCAACATTGGCACGATTGGCCACGTTGACCACGGCAAGACGTCTCTGACGGCAGCGATCACGAAGTACTTCGGCGAGTACAAGGCGTACGACCAGATCGACGCTGCTCCGGAAGAAAAGGCCCGCGGCATCACCATTTCGACGGCACACGTCGAGTATGAGACGCCGGCCCGCCACTACGCGCACGTCGACTGCCCCGGCCACGCCGACTACGTCAAGAACATGATCACCGGTGCTGCCCAGATGGACGGCGCGATCCTGGTGTGCTCGGCCGCTGACGGCCCGATGCCGCAGACGCGCGAACACATCCTGCTGGCCCGTCAGGTCGGCGTTCCGGCCATCGTGGTGTTCCTGAACAAGGTCGACCAGGTTGACGACGCCGAGCTTCTCGAACTGGTCGAACTCGAAGTTCGCGAACTTCTGTCATCCTACGACTTCCCGGGCGACGATATCCCGGTCGTCAAGGGTTCGGCACTTGCTGCTCTTGAAGATTCCGACAAGAAGATCGGCGAAGACGCGATCCGCGAACTGATGGCCGCCGTCGACGCCTACATCCCGACGCCTGAGCGTCCGATCGACCAGCCGTTCCTGATGCCGATCGAAGACGTGTTCTCGATCTCTGGCCGCGGTACGGTTGTGACCGGCCGCGTCGAGCGTGGCATTGTCAAGGTTGGCGAAGAAGTCGAGATCGTCGGCATCCGTGCGACCTCGAAGACGACGGTGACCGGCGTTGAAATGTTCCGCAAGCTGCTCGATCAGGGCCAGGCCGGCGACAACATCGGCGCGCTGGTTCGCGGTGTGAACCGTGACGGCGTTGAGCGTGGCCAGATCCTGTGCAAGCCGGGCTCTGTCAAGCCGCACAAGAAGTTCATGGCTGAAGCCTACATCCTGACGAAGGAAGAGGGTGGCCGTCATACGCCGTTCTTCACCAACTACCGTCCGCAGTTCTACTTCCGCACGACCGACGTGACGGGCATCGTATCGCTGCCGGAAGGCACGGAGATGGTCATGCCGGGCGACAACGTCACGGTTGCCGTCGAGCTGATCGTTCCGATCGCGATGGAAGAAAAGCTGCGCTTCGCCATCCGCGAAGGCGGCCGCACCGTCGGCGCCGGTATCGTTGCAAGCATCGTCGAGTAA
- the rpsL gene encoding 30S ribosomal protein S12 — protein MPTVNQLIRKPRQANVKRNKVPALQENPQKRGVCTRVYTTTPKKPNSALRKVAKIRLTNGFEVIGYIPGEGHNLQEHSVVMIRGGRVKDLPGVRYHIIRGVLDTQGVKNRKQRRSKYGAKRPK, from the coding sequence ATGCCTACCGTAAACCAGCTGATCCGCAAGCCTCGCCAGGCGAACGTAAAGCGTAACAAGGTTCCCGCACTCCAGGAGAACCCGCAGAAGCGCGGCGTCTGCACGCGCGTCTATACGACGACGCCGAAGAAGCCGAACTCGGCTCTGCGTAAAGTCGCAAAGATCCGCCTGACCAACGGCTTCGAAGTTATTGGTTACATCCCCGGCGAAGGTCACAACCTTCAGGAACACTCCGTCGTCATGATCCGTGGCGGCCGCGTCAAGGACCTTCCGGGTGTCCGTTATCACATCATCCGCGGCGTTCTCGATACCCAGGGTGTCAAGAACCGCAAGCAGCGCCGCTCCAAGTACGGCGCGAAGCGTCCGAAGTAA